Below is a window of bacterium DNA.
AATTTCCACTGATGGTACAGTTGGTAATCGCCGGCGAGCAGGAGTAGTAGCATCTAATCCCGCCGCCAGAATCGTTAGCTGAATTTCCACTGATGGTACAGTTGGTAATCGCCGGCGAGGAGAAGAAGTAGCAATAAATCCCGCCGCCAACAGAGTTAGCTGAATTTCCACTGATGGTACAGTTGGTAATCGCCGGCGAGGAGAAGAAGTAGCAATAAATCCCGCCGCCAACAGAGTTAGCTGAATTTCCACTGATGGTACAGTTGGTAATCGCCGGCGAGGAGAAGAAGTAGCAATAAATCCCGCCGCCATGCTCCTCATTAGCTGAATTTCCACTGATGGTACAGTTGGTAATCGCCGGCGAGGAGGAGTCGCAATAAATCCCGCCGCCAGAACCGTTAGCTGAATTTCCACTGATGGTACAGTTGGTAATTGTTGGTGAGGAGGAGTGGCTGCAATAAATCCCCCCGCCCACCCAAGCAGCTGAATTTCCACTGATGGTACAGTTGGTAATTGTCGGCGAGGAGTAGGACTCGCAATCAATCCCGCCGCCAGAATCGTTAGCTGAATTTCCACTGATGGTACAGTTGGCAATTCTCGGCAAGGAGTAGTAGCAAAAAATCCCACCGCCATGCTTATTAGCTGAATTTCTACTGATGGTACAGTTGGTAATTGTTGGTGAGGAGAAATGCCAGCAAAAAATCCCGCTGCCATAGTCAGCTCGTCCATTCTGTATTGTAAACCCAC
It encodes the following:
- a CDS encoding right-handed parallel beta-helix repeat-containing protein yields the protein MKKTLIRVLKSAGFSVVMVSYGVLVEASVLHVPSEYPTIQSAITAAIGGDTVLVDDGTYIENINFLGKAITVQSVNGTTSAIIDGNASGSVVTFNSREGTKSVLSGFTIQNGRADYGSGIFCWHFSSPTITNCTISRNSANKHGGGIFCYYSLPRIANCTISGNSANDSGGGIDCESYSSPTITNCTISGNSAAWVGGGIYCSHSSSPTITNCTISGNSANGSGGGIYCDSSSPAITNCTISGNSANEEHGGGIYCYFFSSPAITNCTISGNSANSVGGGIYCYFFSSPAITNCTISGNSANSVGGGIYCYFFSSPAITNCTISGNSANDSGGGIRCYYSCSPAITNCTISGN